The following coding sequences lie in one Erwinia amylovora genomic window:
- the rppH gene encoding RNA pyrophosphohydrolase, whose protein sequence is MIDDDGYRPNVGIVICNRQGQVLWARRFGQHSWQFPQGGINPGETPEQAMYRELFEEVGLHRKDVRILAATRNWLRYKLPKRLVRWDTKPVCIGQKQKWYLLQLMCNDADINMQTSSTPEFDGWRWVSYWYPVRQVVSFKRDVYRRVMKEFASAVMPLQESVVQRNTPGYRRKRG, encoded by the coding sequence GTGATCGATGATGATGGCTACCGCCCGAATGTTGGTATCGTAATTTGTAACAGGCAGGGACAGGTTTTGTGGGCCAGGCGTTTTGGTCAGCACTCCTGGCAGTTTCCTCAGGGGGGGATTAATCCTGGTGAAACCCCGGAGCAGGCGATGTACCGCGAGCTGTTCGAGGAAGTCGGCCTGCACCGCAAAGATGTTCGCATCCTTGCTGCGACCCGTAACTGGTTACGATATAAGTTGCCGAAACGTTTGGTGCGTTGGGACACAAAGCCGGTTTGTATCGGCCAAAAACAGAAGTGGTACCTTCTGCAGCTGATGTGCAATGACGCGGATATCAATATGCAAACCAGTAGCACGCCAGAATTCGACGGCTGGCGCTGGGTGAGCTACTGGTACCCGGTTCGCCAGGTGGTCTCTTTTAAACGTGATGTTTATCGTCGTGTAATGAAAGAGTTCGCCAGTGCGGTCATGCCCCTGCAGGAGAGTGTCGTACAGAGAAATACGCCAGGATATCGACGAAAGAGAGGTTAA